A window of the Bos indicus x Bos taurus breed Angus x Brahman F1 hybrid chromosome X, Bos_hybrid_MaternalHap_v2.0, whole genome shotgun sequence genome harbors these coding sequences:
- the CFP gene encoding properdin codes for MPAQAQALLLLLLLPLLLLTLPATGSDPVFCFAQYEESTGKCKDLLGRGVSVEDCCLNAGYAFQKPGSNLCMACRLPQWSPWSAWTPCSVTCTEGSQLRHRHCTGWGEQCFPEKVEPGTFQWQLQACEDQPCCPEMGGWSDWGPWAACSVTCSRGIKIRRRACNRPTPKCGGHCIGEAQESEPCDTKQVCPTHGAWAAWGPWGPCSGTCHGGPSAAVERRSRTCSAPEPSTQPPGNPCSGSPYEQRVCTGLPPCPVAGGWGPWGAVSPCPVTCGLGKIQEQRTCDHPVPQHGGPFCVGDGTRTHVCNTAVHCPVNGQWGLWGEWSNCIRPSIKQISCQEIPGQQTRSRICKGRKFDGQRCVGKQQDIRHCYNIQRCFLQGSWSEWSTWGLCIPPCGPNPIRTRQRLCQATLPKFSPTVTMVEGQGEKNVTFWGKPFVQCDVLQGQKVMVEEKRPCLHVPPCKEP; via the exons ATGCCCGCCCAAGCacaggccctgctgctgctgctgctgctgccactgctgctgctcacCTTGCCAGCCACAG GCTCAGACCCTGTATTCTGCTTCGCCCAGTATGAGGAATCTACGGGCAAGTGCAAGGACCTCCTTGGGAGAGGGGTCAGCGTGGAAGACTGCTGTCTCAATGCTGGCTATGCCTTCCAGAAGCCTGGCAGCAATCTCTGTATGGCGTGCAG GCTCCCACAGTGGTCACCGTGGTCCGCATGGACCCCCTGCTCAGTGACCTGCACTGAGGGCTCCCAGTTGCGGCACCGGCACTGCACAGGCTGGGGTGAGCAATGCTTCCCCGAGAAGGTGGAGCCTGGAACCTTCCAGTGGCAGCTACAGGCCTGTGAGGACCAGCCATGCTGTCCTG AGATGGGTGGCTGGTCCGACTGGGGACCCTGGGCAGCTTGCTCTGTCACCTGCTCTAGAGGGATCAAGATTCGTCGTCGAGCATGTAATCGCCCCACCCCCAAGTGTGGGGGCCACTGCATAGGAGAGGCACAGGAGTCAGAGCCCTGTGACACCAAACAAGTCTGCCCCA CACATGGGGCCTGGGCTGCTTGGGGCCCCTGGGGCCCCTGCTCAGGCACCTGCCACGGTGGACCCAGTGCAGCTGTGGAGAGACGAAGCCGCACATGCTCTGCACCTGAGCCCTCCACACAGCCTCCTGGGAATCCCTGCTCAGGGTCACCCTATGAGCAGCGGGTCTGCACCGGCCTGCCACCTTGCCCAG TGGCTGGTGGCTGGGGGCCATGGGGTGCTGTGAGCCCCTGCCCTGTGACCTGCGGCCTGGGTAAGATCCAGGAACAACGGACATGTGATCACCCTGTGCCCCAGCATGGGGGCCCCTTCTGTGTCGGTGATGGCACCCGGACGCACGTCTGCAACACGGCTGTGCACTGCCCTG TGAATGGACAGTGGGGGCTCTGGGGGGAGTGGAGCAACTGCATCCGCCCAAGCATTAAACAGATCAGCTGCCAGGAGATCCCAGGCCAGCAGACACGCTCCAGGATCTGCAAGGGCCGCAAATTTGACGGACAGCGATGTGTTGGGAAACAGCAGGATATCCGGCACTGCTACAACATCCAGCGCTGCTTCT TGCAAGGCTCCTGGTCGGAGTGGAGTACCTGGGGGCTGTGCATACCCCCATGTGGACCCAACCCCATCCGCACCCGCCAGCGCCTCTGCCAGGCCACGCTCCCCAAGTTCTC GCCCACCGTTACCATGGTCGAAGGTCAGGGTGAGAAGAACGTGACCTTCTGGGGGAAACCGTTTGTACAGTGCGATGTGCTGCAGGGGCAGAAGGTGATGGTGGAGGAGAAACGGCCATGTCTACACGTGCCTCCCTGCAAAGAACCCTGA